From the Nonlabens marinus S1-08 genome, one window contains:
- a CDS encoding cytochrome c oxidase subunit II: MTAFLIILIAALLAISIWQISKIFKLGKAPDQDTELSEVANDNDNKRNGQGMLIFVISMYIMMIACFVGYSDYFLPDAGSEHGAEYDNLLLLTTVVIMVTQVFTQGLLHWFSYKYHGKKSQRALFYADNDRLEFIWTAIPVVVLSGLILWGLFSWNDIMDANTDDDPIIVEVYAYQFGWKIRYGGEDQTLGDANVRFIEGVNELGIDPTDADGVDDIFTNEALHLPVNRPVLFKFRSQDVLHSAYMPHFRAQMNVVPGMVTQFKFTPTVTSEEYRSTEFMTAKVRKINEIRRQKSKELMADGDVPLDPYEFQYYLLCNKICGKSHYNMQINIVVETEEEFNEWLATQKTFEQKLASAEN; this comes from the coding sequence ATGACAGCATTTCTAATCATATTAATTGCAGCACTTCTTGCCATCTCAATTTGGCAAATCTCAAAGATCTTTAAGCTGGGCAAAGCACCAGATCAGGATACTGAATTGAGTGAGGTAGCTAACGACAACGATAATAAACGTAACGGTCAGGGTATGTTGATCTTTGTGATCAGCATGTACATCATGATGATCGCATGTTTCGTAGGATACAGTGACTATTTTTTACCAGATGCAGGATCAGAGCATGGTGCAGAATACGACAACCTATTGCTTTTGACCACAGTAGTGATCATGGTAACTCAAGTATTTACTCAAGGATTGTTACACTGGTTCTCTTATAAGTACCACGGTAAGAAATCTCAGCGAGCTTTGTTTTATGCAGATAACGATCGCCTAGAGTTTATCTGGACGGCTATTCCAGTAGTGGTTCTTTCTGGATTGATTCTTTGGGGTCTATTTTCATGGAATGATATTATGGACGCTAATACGGATGATGATCCAATAATAGTAGAGGTATACGCTTATCAATTCGGTTGGAAGATTAGATATGGCGGAGAGGACCAAACACTGGGTGATGCTAATGTTAGGTTTATAGAAGGTGTCAATGAATTAGGTATTGACCCTACAGATGCAGATGGTGTTGATGATATTTTCACTAACGAGGCATTACACCTACCTGTAAATCGTCCTGTATTATTTAAGTTTAGAAGTCAGGATGTATTGCACTCTGCTTACATGCCCCACTTTAGAGCACAGATGAATGTAGTACCTGGAATGGTAACGCAATTTAAATTCACACCTACAGTGACTTCAGAGGAGTATAGATCTACTGAATTTATGACAGCAAAAGTTCGTAAGATTAATGAAATCCGACGACAAAAAAGCAAGGAACTAATGGCTGACGGTGATGTTCCATTGGACCCTTACGAATTTCAATATTACCTTTTGTGTAATAAGATTTGCGGAAAATCTCACTACAACATGCAGATTAACATAGTAGTGGAGACAGAAGAAGAATTTAATGAGTGGCTTGCTACTCAGAAGACATTTGAACAAAAATTAGCTAGCGCTGAAAATTAG